The Epinephelus lanceolatus isolate andai-2023 chromosome 1, ASM4190304v1, whole genome shotgun sequence genome has a window encoding:
- the LOC117256318 gene encoding G-protein coupled receptor 22-like — METDSYTSGPATTDWAGTVAGLEGMGVLQEQGGGGSPSSLASWYEPYSLGFQVSLTAFLMLELVLGFSSNLTVLVLYCSQSNLVDSVSNMVTVNLHVLDVAVCVLCLPLTLVVVLLPPGPNLALLCCFHEACVTFASIATAINILVISLDRYDISVRPANRLLTTRRATLLLAAVWVTSVAVFFIPFLEVQWSSAEEAGERGQVTPLSLHGVSATVAPAWRNQTLLCVGGQGFDTGLGMRYHLVLQVPIFFTTVAVMLFTYSRILRALNIRIGSHMKKGQRFRGHHKRQKKKKTGLRTNDGGEVGGEQCTTDGTKQLSHPPLIPSPSPTPTATSPPALSSSAPLVIPDTGAATAMPATMGVQASVSAIIALRRAVRRHRDRRERQRRVFRMSLIIITTFLGCWAPLSVTNVLILGIGPSDALVSLRLWFLALAYGTTVSHPLLYAFTRQKLRRALRAKVKKRVVSLLQVDPSPGGTVIHNSWVENRKTSRQVRLEASEGTDRCLAEVL, encoded by the coding sequence ATGGAGACTGACAGCTACACCTCAGGCCCTGCCACCACTGACTGGGCTGGGACGGTGGCCGGCCTGGAGGGAATGGGAGTCCTtcaggagcagggaggagggggCTCGCCCAGCAGCTTGGCGTCCTGGTACGAGCCGTACTCGCTGGGCTTCCAGGTGTCGCTCACCGCCTTCCTCATGCTGGAGCTGGTATTGGGTTTCAGCAGCAACCTGACAGTGCTGGTGCTCTACTGCTCTCAATCCAATTTGGTGGACTCTGTGAGCAATATGGTGACTGTCAATCTGCATGTGCTGGATGTGGCGGTGTGCGTGCTGTGTCTGCCCCTCACACtggtggttgtgctgctgccccCGGGACCAAACCTGGCCCTGCTCTGCTGCTTCCATGAGGCCTGCGTCACCTTTGCCAGCATAgccacagccatcaacatcctGGTTATCAGCTTGGACCGATACGACATTTCAGTACGGCCGGCCAACAGGCTGTTGACCACACGTAGGGCGACGCTGCTCCTGGCTGCCGTTTGGGTCACCTCGGTAGCTGTGTTCTTTATCCCATTCTTGGAGGTGCAGTGGTCCAGTGCAGAAGAAGCAGGGGAGAGAGGGCAGGTGACACCCTTGTCCTTACATGGTGTCAGTGCCACAGTGGCGCCAGCATGGCGTAACCAGACATTGCTGTGTGTTGGCGGGCAGGGCTTCGACACAGGCCTGGGCATGCGCTACCATCTTGTCCTGCAGGTACCCATCTTCTTCACCACAGTGGCAGTGATGCTGTTCACGTACTCCAGAATACTGAGAGCTTTAAACATCCGCATCGGCTCCCACATGAAAAAGGGCCAGAGGTTCAGGGGGCACcataagagacagaaaaaaaagaagacggGGCTTAGAACGAATGATGGAGGGGAGGTCGGAGGGGAGCAGTGCACCACAGATGGTACCAAACAGCTCAGCCACCCTCCCCTcatcccctccccctccccgaCCCCTACAGCTACCTCCCCCCCTGCCCTGTCCTCTTCTGCTCCACTCGTCATCCCTGACACAGGCGCTGCGACCGCCATGCCCGCCACCATGGGTGTCCAAGCCTCCGTGTCTGCAATTATTGCCCTGAGGCGGGCAGTGCGGCGACACCGGGATCGTCGAGAGCGACAGAGGCGGGTGTTCAGGATGTCCCTAATCATTATCACCACCTTCCTGGGCTGTTGGGCTCCCCTTTCTGTGACCAATGTGCTAATCCTAGGCATAGGCCCCAGTGACGCCCTGGTTAGCCTACGCCTCTGGTTCTTAGCCCTGGCCTATGGCACCACTGTCTCCCACCCTCTGCTCTACGCTTTCACCAGACAGAAGCTGCGCCGTGCTCTCCGTGCTAAGGTAAAGAAGAGGGTGGTGTCCCTGCTCCAGGTAGACCCTTCACCAGGGGGCACCGTCATACACAACTCCTGGGTGGAGAACAGAAAAACCAGCCGGCAGGTGCGGCTGGAAGCAAGCGAAGGTACTGACCGCTGCCTGGCAGAAGTCCTGTGA
- the LOC117256444 gene encoding inositol hexakisphosphate kinase 2-like, with protein MGPAVEAQAQKAMDAEQQQHQQCYMEKGVILEPFAHQVGGHCCVLRLGEQTICKPLLPREHWFYNNVPAALRKFTPEYRGVVSVSFEEDAEGNISFIAYPLQCDPEADLENKNSSVDCEPKSEMLMGGKIMDSKNDSTDGQSHCTDKDKGVYKLLQETNVLYYSLEHSHTNAVPQLKHKPWTSASQQYYLKKVKDRAMQRNQYKFILLEDLTWRYTMPCVLDLKMGTQHYGNGVTEEKKAMKKHKCQHSTSNLIGVYIGGMQVYQCDAGQLMFINKFLGRRLTLQDFKEALFQFFHSGRRLRRELFAPVLRRLRELQVALEACDSYHFWSSSLLIIYDAASQQKHTEDSLSKEEEDEDKNVEAEPEMEEEDADVAEEPGSLGFPRRPSTSSDGSISDGSSDASQTHLSHSHPRAPLVDVRIIDFGQFSCTHFQEDSVVHKGQDNGYMFGLQNLISIISELENHSTD; from the exons ATGGGTCCAGCTGTGGAGGCTCAGGCCCAGAAGGCCATggatgcagagcagcagcagcaccagcagtgCTACATGGAAAAAGGGGTGATTCTTGAGCCCTTCGCACACCAAGTGGGGGGACATTGCTGCGTTCTGCGCCTCGGGGAGCAGACCATCTGCAAACCCCTCCTCCCCCGTGAACACTGGTTCTACAATAATGTGCCTGCTGCACTGAGGAAGTTTACCCCCGAGTACAGAG GTGTGGTGTCAGTGAGCTTCGAGGAGGATGCAGAAGGGAACATTTCCTTCATTGCTTACCCCCTCCAATGTGATCCAGAGGCAGATCTGGAGAACAAGAACTCCTCGGTCGACTGTGAGCCCAAAAGCGAGATGCTCATGGGTGGGAAAATTATGGACAGCAAAAATGACAGCACAGATGGCCAAAGCCATTGTACAGACAAGGATAAAGG TGTTTACAAGCTGCTGCAGGAAACCAATGTTCTCTACTACAGCCTGGAGCACAGTCATACTAATGCTGTACCACAGCTCAAACACAAACCCTGGACCTCAGCAAGCCAACAGTACTACCTGAAGAAGGTGAAGGACAGAGCCATGCAACGCAACCAATACA AATTCATCCTGCTGGAGGACCTGACGTGGCGGTACACGATGCCGTGTGTGTTGGACCTCAAGATGGGCACACAGCATTATGGAAACGGAGTTACAGAGGAGAAGAAGGCAATGAAGAAACACAAGTGCCAGCATAGCACATCAAACCTAATAGGAGTCTACATAGGTGGCATGCAG GTGTACCAGTGTGATGCAGGCCAGCTAATGTTCATAAACAAGTTCCTTGGCCGCAGGCTGACCCTTCAGGACTTCAAGGAGGCTTTGTTCCAGTTCTTCCACAGCGGCAGGCGTCTACGACGTGAACTCTTTGCCCCGGTGCTGCGTAGGCTCCGAGAGCTGCAAGTTGCCCTGGAAGCCTGTGACTCCTATCACTTCTGGTCCAGCTCCCTGCTCATCATCTATGATGCAGCAtcccaacaaaaacacactgaggaCAGCCTTTCtaaagaagaagaggatgaggaCAAGAATGTAGAGGCTGAACCagaaatggaggaggaggatgcggACGTGGCTGAAGAACCGGGTTCACTTGGTTTTCCCCGTAGACCCTCCACATCTAGCGATGGCAGCATCAGTGACGGGAGCTCAGATGCCAGCCAGACTCACTTGTCCCACTCACATCCTCGTGCCCCCTTGGTGGATGTAAGAATCATAGATTTTGGCCAGTTCTCCTGCACACATTTCCAAGAGGACAGCGTGGTGCACAAGGGCCAGGACAACGGCTACATGTTTGGTCTCCAGAATCTGATCAGCATCATCTCTGAGCTGGAGAATCACAGCACAGACTGA